The following are from one region of the Melospiza melodia melodia isolate bMelMel2 chromosome 16, bMelMel2.pri, whole genome shotgun sequence genome:
- the GPR119 gene encoding glucose-dependent insulinotropic receptor, with protein MADSRVGDAPSLGLVSREAAMASWALGAILTVLASLIIAANVLVAIILLCHIRKRGSKGLCFVLNLALADAMVGFTVMGLAVDELSQPFPASQQFCILRMAFVMSSCAASILSLILVACDRHLAIRKPFHYFQLVTGPRVGLCLVGLWLFAAIIGFLPVFIPYFQRISNHWKCSFFNLFQPSYMLTMFCLGFFPALFLFLYLYCDMLKIASVHVQHIQEVEQAGLGGGCPPPRATSDMKAMRTVAVLIGCFTLSWLPFFICSIVQMACPECFPYKVIENFLWLLGLGNSLLNPLLYSYWQKDVQFQLSQLAAGVKRRVLLHLGNGRCFLGRNTKAPPAVSCLELQD; from the coding sequence ATGGCTGACAGTCGTGTtggggatgctccatccctggggctTGTCTCACGTGAGGCAGCCATGGCCAGCTGGGCCCTGGGAGCCATCCTCACCGTGCTGGCCTCGCTCATCATCGCTGCCAACGTGCTGGTGGCCATTATCCTGCTCTGCCACATCCGGAAGAGAGGCTCCAAGGGGCTCTGTTTCGTCCTCAATCTTGCCTTGGCGGATGCCATGGTTGGCTTTACAGTCATGGGCCTGGCTGTGGATGAGCTTTCCCAGCCCTTTCCTGCTTCCCAGCAGTTTTGCATCCTGAGAATGGCTTTTGTGATGTCTTCCTGTGCTGCCTCCATCCTGTCCCTGATCCTGGTTGCATGTGACAGGCACCTGGCCATCCGGAAGCCTTTCCACTATTTCCAGCTGGTGACAGGCCCGCGGGTCGGGCTGTGCCTGGTGGGGCTCTGGCTCTTTGCTGCCATCATCGGCTTCCTCCCGGTCTTCATCCCATACTTCCAGAGGATCTCCAACCATTGGAAATGCTCCTTCTTCAACCTCTTCCAGCCTTCCTACATGCTCACGATGTTCTGCCTCGGCTTCTTCCCCgcactcttcctcttcctctaccTCTACTGTGACATGCTGAAAATCGCCTCGGTGCATGTGCAGCATATCCAGGAGGTGGAGCAGGCGGGGCTGGGTGGCGGCTGTCCCCCACCCCGTGCCACCAGTGACATGAAGGCCATGCGCACGGTGGCCGTGCTCATCGGGTGCTTCACCTTGTCCTGGCTGCCCTTCTTCATCTGCAGCATCGTGCAGATGGCCTGCCCTGAGTGCTTCCCCTACAAAGTCATCGAGAACTTCCtctggctgctggggctgggcaacTCCCTCCTGAACCCGCTGCTCTATTCCTACTGGCAGAAGGACGTGCAGTTCCAGCTGTCCCAGCTGGCTGCAGGTGTGAAGAGGAGGGTCCTGCTCCACCTGGGCAACGGCCGCTGTTTCCTGGGCAGAAACACGAAGGCTCCTCCTGCCGTGTCCTGCCTGGAGCTCCAGGACTGA